CAGCTCGCGCACAAAAGCGTCTTCACTCGCCACCCGTTGCGCCCACTCGTCCGGCCGGTAGAGCTTTGGGTTGATTTCGCGCGTCAGCGCTTCCTGTAGGGGGTAAAGCGCACGTACCAACTCCGCCAGCGAAACATCGCCGATCACCAGCAGGTCGATGTCGCTGCCCGGCCGGTCCTTCCCGGCGGCGAAGGAGCCGAAGATGAACGCGCGCGCAATGCGATCGGTCAACGGCCCCAGCGCCGCGCGGATGGCGCTGGGAGCGCCGAGCGTCTTGCGCACGATGGCGGCCAGCTCGTCATGGATCGGGCAGGCCGGATTCGCCTGATAGTGGTGCTGGTTGCCGATCACGGTGCGGGTGAGCAAACCGGCCTCGACCATCCGGTCCAGCTCGCGCTTGACGGTCGCCACGCCCAGGCCGGTCTTGCGCAACAACTCCTTGAGGTAAAAGCTGCGCCTCGGCTCGCCATACAGCAGCGCCAGCAGACGCTGCTGGGTGGTGGTGAACAGCGCTTCGGCCAGAGCCGGCGCGTGTTCGATGGGCAGGGCGCTTGCGTTCATCATTGGTGAACTATAGTTCCCAATAAATGAACCATCAAGGTTTGGCGCGAGGCACACAGCGCCGACGGGTCGTAGGGTGGGCAAAGGCCACCAGGCCGTGCCCACGCGGGGCATTGCAGACACTGCGTGGTCCTGCACGAACCGCTGTTTTCCACCCCGTAGGGTGGGCAAAGCCCAGCGTGCCCACACAAAAGGCTCAATCGGGTTCACCAAACTGCCCGGCGGCGTCCGGTTTCACTCCGGCCCAATCGGCGGGCAAATCCCCGTTCGCCACATGCCGGTGAAACGACGAATAGGGCCAATCCGCCACCCGCGCCACCAGAGCGTGCTTGACCGGGTTGAAGTGGAT
This window of the Pseudomonadales bacterium genome carries:
- a CDS encoding MarR family transcriptional regulator is translated as MEHAPALAEALFTTTQQRLLALLYGEPRRSFYLKELLRKTGLGVATVKRELDRMVEAGLLTRTVIGNQHHYQANPACPIHDELAAIVRKTLGAPSAIRAALGPLTDRIARAFIFGSFAAGKDRPGSDIDLLVIGDVSLAELVRALYPLQEALTREINPKLYRPDEWAQRVASEDAFVRELLGRPRIELIGEAA